The Panthera leo isolate Ple1 chromosome A3, P.leo_Ple1_pat1.1, whole genome shotgun sequence genome contains the following window.
TCGGACCAATGGCCTGAAGAGTTCGCGGTCGATCTTTGGGGCATAGACCAATCGTAGCCTGGCGATTTGTGGGCGGGTGCTGTTCCTAGGGTTACGAGGGGCTCGGCTGGCGGTGACCAATGAAAGCCCGAAGATACTAGCATCCTGGCAAGCCTAAGCTCTGAAACTGGAACTCCGGAGCCCCGCGTCTGGGGAGAAGACTCTGGAAGAGCCTGTTACTATGGAAACTCCTCAGAGGccgaaaatgaaaaggaaaataaattgcagtgctttatggatttttttttcttttcttttctggccaAATTCCAAAGCCCCGGGGGATAGGAAAAGGTGCCTATGCAGTTGTACTGTATCTTCTGCCTAATGGGGAGATGGAGGCCCAGGTCTCAAATTCTGCCCTCTCCACCAGGGGTCAGGGGCCCAACCCTTAGAGTAGAGGAAATCCAGATCTCCTTGAGAGAGCTGAACCTTGGTGTTGCGCAGCCCCACCCCTTCCAGTGGTCTACAGAAGAAAGAGATCCAGAAAGGGGCTGTGACTCAAGATCCTGGTGCAAGCAAGAGGCAAGACCGACTGCTAACTTTGACCTCGGTTCCCCTGAAGGTGGTATCTTGGACAGCTGGGTAGCTTCCCAGCTTTAGGTGGTTAAAATTACCaaccagcaacaacaacaaaagtccaTGCTGGTGCTTAAAACTGAAACGGGGGcctccgggtggctcagtcagttaagcctctgacttttgatttcggctggggtcataatctcacggtttgtaaaaTCgtgggactctgcgctgacagtgggaagactgcttaggattctctctctccccctctctctgcccatcccctgctctcaaaataagtaactacacttaaaaaaaaaaaaaaaaaaaaggaaggaaatgttctGTTTGTATAAATCTAGAGGGTAAATTGGGATTCGAACAggccaacatttatttttacaggtgagaaacctGGGGTCAAAGAAATTAGAAACTTGCCCACAGTCTGCCAGCAAGTTCAGGCTGTGGAGtctagcccccacccccctcgTCTATTTGGCCTCCTCCTGCTAGAATTCTAGGCAGCCTGAAATCAGTGTCGATGGCTTGGTTGGTAGCAAGAAGATGAAGTCAGTGGTGGACTCCTAAGTCTTTGAATTTAAGGCATCAGATTCTGTTTGGCTCTACAACCCCCATTAGGTTCCTTCCCTGTTCAAGCAGCACACATTTTCCCtgcttatttgattttattaaaaaaaaaaaacaaaccaaaactttatttaatatgaataaaaataagtacaaataacAGATTCTTTGTAAAGAGCAGCAACAGCTAAGGATCACCCTCCATCCCTTTGTCCCTGGAAACAGGTCCTTTTACCAGGTATATTTCGTCTCACCCTATCCTGGGGCAGGAATTCATCCCTCCGACAGGAGTAAGATCTGATCTCAGGAgtcagggcagaaagaggggtgGGTGACCTTTCAGCATGGAGATAACTTTGGCCTTGACAATGAACGAGGTTCCCGAGGAATGACAAAGGTAGGGCAGAAATGGGGTGGATTCAGAGGACTGTCACATAGTGGGGTTCCTCTTCTCCCTGTTGTAACAATCTTCCTAGCCCTACCTAGGAAGACATTGGTTAAAATGCTGACCCCTGGCACGGCCTGCCCACTTTGAGTTCTCAGACTTCCAAGGAGAGGGGCCTGTGGTCCGATGTGCCCGTGCAAGTGCCTTAATCATGAATCGTGGCTCCAGCAAGCGggagcccctccccttcctcttgctTTCCCCAGAGGAAAGGGAGGCGGCCCACATCCTTGAAGTCCTCCGGCTGCTGACTGGGCTCGGGCGGCTGGCAGGGGTCAGCCCAGATGTCCACAATCTTGCGCAGGGTGGAACAGCGCTCCTCCAGCTCTGGCCCCTCACTCTGCATTAGCAGGTTTGCCAGCTCCCTGCTGAGGTCCTGAATCACGTCGCTCCGTCCTTGCTTCCCAGGCTGGCCTGTGTTCGGGACCGCAACAGGGTCCCGGAGCTCCCCACTGGGCCCAAGGAGGTGCTGGTACCTCTTCTGCCACCGGCGGCACACCATGGCTTCACCCACAGGCTTCTGGCTGGTGTGCAGCAGGGCCAAAATGTGCCGGCATGGCAGGTGGTACCACTGTTGAAAGGAACAGCTGCAGCTACAGCCATCCTTGCTCACCTGGTGAGAATCTTCTAGTAGCTGAATGTCCACAGAGGAGCCAGCCACGTCCACCAGGTGGGTGGAGTTCTGCACCACCTCCCACTCATTGTGGCACAGCTTATAGGCCAGTTCAGAGCCACTCCCGTGCAAGGTGTCTAGCATGCCCTCCTGGGAGGGCTGCACCTGTGGCTGCTGCTGCAACGGCGCCCGCTGTGGCTCTGGCTTTGTCTTTTCCACAGGGAGCCTGGTGAGGCTCCCCCCACAGACTCCAAATGCCTTCTTGGACTTTGGCGGCATGCTGGCTGGTCGGGCTCTTTTTAACTTGGGAGGAGCTGTGGGCAAGTTTTTCAAGCCTTTGGTATTAAAGAAGTCCATATAATCCACAAAGCGGAGGATGCAGTCCAGCAGGGACTGCTGTTCCCGAAAGAGGCTGGACACCTTGCTGGTGACAACGTCTAGGCTGTCCATGTACGTGTTACACGCGTGCAGGCCTTTCCTCACGTGCATGTACCACAGCAGCTCACAGGAGAACCAGTGGGCCTGCAGGAAGCTGAAGAGCTCCTCGTCCAGTAGGGCTTGGGACATCTGACAGAGATTTTGCAGGCTGGCATCAGAAGTGACAAACACAGCCTCCCGCAGGGCTTCCTTCATGAGCCTTTTAAAGGATGGATTTGCCGAACTACGATGCAACTTCTTCTCCAAGAGCCGGGTGGTGTGGTAGATGGACAGGAGGATGCGGGCAGCAGGGAAGATCTCCTGCAGGATGGCTCGATGGGGGAAGGACGGGTCCACAAAGACCACCTTGACCTTGGGCCAGTCTGTGTTGAACTCTGTGAAGATACTCAGCATCTTGGCCACGGAGGTAGCTGTCTCAGCCTTGAGCACGGCAAAGTGTACCACTCGGCCCTCTCGCTCCTTGTTCTCCACCAAGAAAGCATAGAGGATGTGGCCCTGGGTGTTCTCCACGCGGTGTAGCAGGAGATTCTCTGGGAAGCGGATAAACAGATCGGTCATCTTGCTGCTCTGGAAGCTGAGCCGGTCCAGGTCTTGGCTGTTGCCCACGCTGAGAGAGGCCATGGAACCCTCATCCACCTTAAGAAAGTTTTTCATCACTTTTGCTATCTTGGCCAGGTCAGAAGGAGTGATGCCCTCCTGCTCTGGCTTTGAGGGTGCTTGGACCTTGTCTAAGCAAAATGATGGTTCAACGGGGGACTTCTTGGCTAGGTCAAGGTCTTTCTTGGTCGCAGGCTGCTCAGGCTGGGGTTTCTGCAGGTACATGGTCTTTTGAGGTTTGCCAGTGGTGTCTCCTCTGGGTCCTGCAGTTTTGGAATCAACATGGACATGCTGGGTGTTGAGTTCACTAATAAATAGTCGATCCAGTTTCTCATTGTACCGCAGGAGCAAGTATGCTGGGCACATGTCTGCCTCTGATGTTCTCTTCCTGTTTGACTGGGTCCGAATACAGACAAATTTCACCTGCATGTATCTAGGGAAGGTAGATGTGACAGTGAGAAAGGTACTGCCCACCCCTTTCCCTTATAAGACAAGACCCTGGAGGGATTTACAGTGACTGATGGGTTTTCCAGAGACCACGAGGCAGTGTAGGGTGTAGGGAAGGAAGACTGACATTCATCCTCCAATCCCAATTCGGTGTCTTTTGTCAGGACCCTGTCCAACTAACACCGCATCCATTCTCATGTATAGCAGTTTAAAGCCCCACTCCTTCCATGCACTCTCTGTGGCCCAGCTGAAGCTCCCAGGGATTCACTGTGAGACCAGACGGGAGAGAAAACAGACAAGAGGCAGCAGCAGCGGGCCGGCTGATTATGCACTGTTTAAAACGTTgcctctggggcccctgggtggctcagtcagttaagcatctgactcttgattttggctcaggtcatggtcttggaggttcatgagtttgagcacagcgtcgggctctgtgttgacagtgaggagcctgcttgggattctctctctctctctctctctctctctctctctctccctctctctctgcccctccccccctgctctcactctcccccacccctctcgctcaccctctcaaaataaataaacttaaaaaaatatatatcccctTCATTCCTGCCTTTTGGGAACTATTACCTTTGCCTCCTACTCCTCCAGACAGCAAAGATACAAGTGGCCCTCTCTCAGAGGAAAGATCTCTATTCATCTTTCATCTAAGGAAAAATGTCCAAATCCTAGGAGAGTTTGAGAACCCCTGGGCTAGATGATCTTCAGGTCCCTACCAGTTTTGCCATTCTGGGCTGAGAGTGAGGATTCAAAGGAGAAGAGTCAATAAATTGAATCTctgctcttttcctcttcctatcCCCATTCAACCCAAGCTTCAAGGCCAAATCAGCTCCCACCTTCCCCAGGAAGCCTTTGTGGATGTTTTCAACCCATAGTAACTGCTCCTTTCTCTGAATTCATAGCATTTACTTAACATAAAAGGCTCAAAATCGTCTCTGGGGGGCAGTATACCTAGTGGTTACACAGTGGAGACCCTGGAGGCTGACTGCCTGGATAGTAATCAGGGCTCTAGCACTCAGAAGCtccttgaccttgggcaaatcactttatGATGAGACTGTTTTATGAAGAACATCACACATAAAATGAGACTCTTTTAATAAGATTGTTATGAAGGTTAAATAAGCCACAGACACAATatttagcccagagcctggctaCTGTTATTATAGTTCCTATGCCTTGTGACACTCTATCGGGTGTTTATAAAGTACCTTTACAATTGGATGGggctagggggtgcctgggtggttcagtcggttaagcgtccaactttggctcaggtcacgatctcaagattcatggctttgagtcccatgtcgggctctgcactgacagctcagagcctggagcctgctttggattctttgtctccctctctccctctctccctgcccctccccccttgcacgctctctctctctcgctctctttcaaaaataaataaactaaaaaaagaaaacaaaaaacaattggaTGGGGCTGTCATGAAGCGGCAGGACTGAGTTACTTCTCAGTGTATTCCAAGCACCTAACAATGTTATTCCTTCAGCAGATGCTTATCAAAGATGTACTAGGTGAATGACGCATAGATC
Protein-coding sequences here:
- the ZSWIM3 gene encoding zinc finger SWIM domain-containing protein 3 — its product is MELGSCFKTYEDFKECFSAYKKENRCSFILRDCVSVRFHNLNHGTSIREDILYMQVKFVCIRTQSNRKRTSEADMCPAYLLLRYNEKLDRLFISELNTQHVHVDSKTAGPRGDTTGKPQKTMYLQKPQPEQPATKKDLDLAKKSPVEPSFCLDKVQAPSKPEQEGITPSDLAKIAKVMKNFLKVDEGSMASLSVGNSQDLDRLSFQSSKMTDLFIRFPENLLLHRVENTQGHILYAFLVENKEREGRVVHFAVLKAETATSVAKMLSIFTEFNTDWPKVKVVFVDPSFPHRAILQEIFPAARILLSIYHTTRLLEKKLHRSSANPSFKRLMKEALREAVFVTSDASLQNLCQMSQALLDEELFSFLQAHWFSCELLWYMHVRKGLHACNTYMDSLDVVTSKVSSLFREQQSLLDCILRFVDYMDFFNTKGLKNLPTAPPKLKRARPASMPPKSKKAFGVCGGSLTRLPVEKTKPEPQRAPLQQQPQVQPSQEGMLDTLHGSGSELAYKLCHNEWEVVQNSTHLVDVAGSSVDIQLLEDSHQVSKDGCSCSCSFQQWYHLPCRHILALLHTSQKPVGEAMVCRRWQKRYQHLLGPSGELRDPVAVPNTGQPGKQGRSDVIQDLSRELANLLMQSEGPELEERCSTLRKIVDIWADPCQPPEPSQQPEDFKDVGRLPFLWGKQEEGEGLPLAGATIHD